The following coding sequences are from one Brienomyrus brachyistius isolate T26 chromosome 15, BBRACH_0.4, whole genome shotgun sequence window:
- the chst14 gene encoding carbohydrate sulfotransferase 14 — protein sequence MPPSKQDFAWQRGAGMRSPSFRLRSSMCSGFGKRSSAMLPSVLTFAVIVASGGLLLMIEKGMINGMDPPPPRANGRTADHRPHAGQYDAAGDTDAQILQEIRNHTIRTVCSQKNMPRSVWSLGTLQRRTVLQHILVNDDYRFLYCYVPKVACSNWKRVLKVLSGALDNVDVNIKMDHKRDLVFLADMQPEEIRYRLQHYFKFLFVREPMERLLSAYRNKFGEIEAYQRKYGVEIVKRYRKGVGRTTGDDVTFAEFVRYLVDEDVERMNEHWMPVYNLCQPCAVPYDFVGSYERLQSDGDYVLRRVGAPPNVHFPERQSWYRPISAETLQYYLCSLPQTLLRELLPKYILDFSLFTYSLPNTTSQACRH from the exons ATGCCGCCGAGCAAACAGGATTTTGCGTGGCAGAGAGGCGCTGGGATGCGGAGCCCGAGCTTCAGACTGCGCTCCTCGATGTGCTCGGGTTTCGGGAAGCGCAGCTCCGCCATGCTGCCCTCCGTGCTGACGTTTGCGGTGATCGTGGCGTCCGGAGGCCTGCTTCTCATGATCGAGAAGGGGATGATCAACGGCATGGATCCCCCTCCACCGCGGGCGAACGGCCGGACTGCAGATCACCGACCGCACGCCGGGCAGTACGACGCTGCAGGAGACACTGACGCTCAA ATCCTTCAGGAGATTCGCAACCACACTATCCGGACGGTATGCAGCCAGAAGAACATGCCACGTAGCGTGTGGTCTCTAGGCACGCTGCAGCGTCGCACAGTGCTGCAGCACATCCTGGTGAACGATGACTATCGCTTCCTGTACTGCTACGTGCCCAAAGTGGCCTGTTCCAACTGGAAGCGGGTACTGAAAGTGCTGAGCGGCGCCCTGGACAACGTGGACGTCAACATCAAGATGGACCATAAGCGTGACCTGGTGTTCCTGGCCGACATGCAGCCCGAGGAGATACGCTACCGCCTCCAGCACTACTTCAAGTTCCTGTTCGTGCGAGAGCCCATGGAGCGCCTCCTGTCGGCGTACAGGAACAAGTTCGGGGAGATCGAGGCCTACCAGCGCAAGTATGGCGTGGAGATCGTGAAGCGCTACAGGAAGGGTGTGGGCCGCACGACGGGGGACGACGTGACGTTTGCCGAGTTCGTACGGTACCTGGTGGACGAAGACGTCGAGCGGATGAACGAGCACTGGATGCCCGTGTATAACCTCTGCCAGCCGTGCGCCGTGCCCTATGACTTCGTGGGCTCGTACGAGCGCCTGCAGAGCGATGGTGACTATGTGCTGCGGCGGGTGGGGGCCCCACCTAACGTCCACTTTCCCGAGCGCCAGAGCTGGTACCGGCCAATCAGCGCAGAGACGCTGCAGTACTACCTCTGCAGCCTCCCACAAACCCTCCTGAGGGAACTGCTTCCGAAATACATCCTGGACTTCTCCCTCTTCACCTACTCGCTGCCGAACACAACCAGCCAGGCCTGCAGACACTGA
- the cep135 gene encoding centrosomal protein of 135 kDa isoform X1, whose protein sequence is MSTNTERKLANLRKRLDQLGYRQPLGSESFPLVEKLFSDLVHTTESLRNAKLSVGKTEKDTQHLDTVLEPYRVENARLVKENNELHLDLLKMKEDKDRVCRELKSQIRKLEHEATDLKFLNNQYVHKVHSMEKADKAKMERIQQLQEKNMHAVVQTPGGRKRTIPFRRQRMQIDDLIPPSNSRLLPVAQPEDPYVADLLLVADERIQELQRDVTRLKMELDRAQDGIKHLNLQVEERDQEVERLARALDGGRPHDVITLEAQNVSNEKLIAHLNLQIEYLQDANAALKQQLQGHKQTASSEVTNLNNQNQELCQELSHIDQLARQLQRDKDLVLATADQELLEAKKEMLWQHRQIEDLKDVVSKLRKDLAESEDDREELRSRLAEMGEENEKTKTSMNFLEEQKRRLQEKVEKMTDTEKELVLELEQMRIQHGVCRKERSPSRLDAFVRSLEEDRDFYKQEAERHQWAGQRGVAVSPGGGVAKSPRRGGRARSPGKGGASTNEELQRAVQERDELQLVLVDVEKHMQDIQARVRMLTAERDLLISQNQQAQEELLRLHREVGRPPVEKENVDTELQRMAMERERIQEQLKVVLSNKEEEERTMQNLRNTIQALEDERSALRSQVSMVREKQASLEEELKSRVTALVQMGEEAAQTRAEADALRLLQEQMEQTLSDSQQRLSLKKNELMVAHHKIRTLEEKIGEQVQQNSSKRDQLTAVQRTVSALDREKDALQAEVDQKTESIVVLQEEIVSKEKTLAEVRITVTDMEASLEKLQAALRGREREIGSLRRQLDAAQEELAVVVKEREVILKENRRLQDDLATMTGENQTVHTELEEAMHQKDELKMRVHSYIAEVARVESMMALKEQENRDILERFRTAHSQAEDWEAKLQQVEGLNSSIRLELLATDTERRHLRERVAHLEREIQEHLNAQQAYEMQASSLVKSLSRLEEELQAAHAGKAAALADLASVRELCVKLDSSKEATARKLASKSMELERLVAELEDVRSEADLLRKRLSDEHQNVKNLELLLSNERQKEFQTQLGSSEKEAEVRTLRDRLALADGRTAGYVKEVSQLRAKVSQMQAELDMLKRQLTTERFERERAVQEMRRQALSSSTLRSSSPLSSSLGPHRLSSEHSTLRTSNSTEKVNKSLEKNGSLSIRDNQESI, encoded by the exons atGAGCACCAACACCGAAAGGAAGTTGGCCAACCTGCGGAAACGGCTGGACCAGCTGGGCTACAGGCAGCCTTTGGGTAGCGAATCTTTTCCTTTGGTGGAGAAGCTTTTCAG TGATTTAGTTCACACCACAGAAAGCCTTCGCAATGCCAAGCTCTCTGTGGGGAAGACTGAAAAGGACACCCAGCACCTGGACACAGTGCTGGAACCATACCGTGTGGAAAATGCCCGTTTGGTCAAGGAGAACAATGAGCTGCATCTGGATTTACTCAAGATGAAGGAGGACAAGGATCGTGTGTGCAGAG AGCTAAaatcccaaatcaggaagttgGAGCACGAGGCCACCGACCTGAAGTTCTTGAACAACCAGTATGTGCACAAAGTACACTCCATGGAGAAGGCTGACAAGGCCAAAATGGAGCGCATCCAGCAGCTGCAAGAGAAGAACATGCATGCGGTGGTGCAGACACCAG GGGGCAGGAAGCGGACGATTCCTTTCAGGAGGCAGCGGATGCAGATCGATGACCTCATCCCTCCTTCCAATAGCCGCTTGCTGCCTGTAGCCCAGCCTGAGGACCCATATGTTGCTGACCTGCTACTGGTGGCTGATGAGAG GATTCAGGAATTGCAACGTGACGTGACCAGGTTAAAAATGGAGCTGGACAGAGCGCAGGATGGAATCAAACACCTGAATTTGCAG GTGGAGGAACGAGACCAGGAGGTCGAGCGGCTGGCACGGGCTCTGGATGGTGGTCGCCCTCATGACGTCATCACCCTCGAAGCTCAGAATGTCAGCAACGAGAAGCTGATCGCCCACTTGAACCTACAG ATCGAGTACCTCCAGGATGCTAATGCTGCTCTGAAACAGCAGCTGCAGGGTCATAAGCAGACTGCATCCTCTGAAGTAACCAACCTGAACAACCAGAACCAGGAACTGTGCCAGGAACTTTCTCACATTGACCAGCTGGCCCGGCAGCTGCAGAGGGATAAAGACCTGGTTCTGGCAACAGCAGACCAGGAGCTGCTGGAAGCCAAG AAAGAGATGCTGTGGCAACACAGACAGATAGAAGACTTGAAGGATGTTGTTAGTAAACTGAGAAAA GACCTCGCGGAGAGTGAGGATGACAGGGAAGAGCTGCGGTCTCGGCTAGCGGAGATGGGCGAGGAAAACGAGAAGACGAAAACATCAATGAACTTCCTGGAGGAGCAGAAGAGGAGGCTGCAGGAGAAGGTGGAGAAGATGACTGACACTG AGAAGGAGCTGGTTCTGGAGCTGGAACAAATGCGGATTCAGCATGGCGTCTGCAGGAAAGAGCGCTCTCCGTCGCGTCTCGATGCTTTCGTCCGCAGTTTGGAGGAGGACCGAGACTTTTATAAACAAGAGGCTGAGCGTCACCAGTGGGCTGGGCAGCGAGGTGTGGCTGTGAGTCCTGGAGGGGGTGTGGCCAAGAGTCCAAGGAGAGGAGGCAGGGCCAGGAGTCCCGGCAAAGGAGGTGCTAGCACG AATGAGGAGCTTCAGCGTGCGGTGCAGGAGAGGGACGAGCTCCAGTTGGTACTGGTCGATGTGGAGAAACACATGCAGGATATCCAGGCCAGAGTGAGAATGCTGACAGCTGAGAGGGACTTGCTGATCTCGCAAAACCAGCAG GCTCAGGAGGAGCTCCTGCGACTACACAGAGAAGTGGGGAGGCCACCAGTGGAGAAGGAGAATGTGGATACCGAGTTGCAGAGGATGGCTATGGAGCGAGAGAGAATACAGGAACAGCTAAAG GTGGTGCTATCCaacaaggaggaggaggagagaaccATGCAGAACCTCAGGAACACTATTCAGGCG TTAGAAGATGAGAGGTCAGCCTTGCGCTCTCAGGTGTCCATGGTAAGAGAGAAGCAGGCTTCCCTGGAGGAGGAGCTGAAGTCCCGGGTTACAGCGCTGGTCCAGATGGGGGAAGAGGCAGCCCAAACGAGAGCAGAGGCAGACGCTCTCCG GTTACTTCAGGAGCAGATGGAGCAGACTCTCTCGGACAGCCAGCAACGCCTGTCTCTGAAGAAGAACGAGCTAATGGTGGCTCATCACAAAATAAGGACTCTTGAAGAGAAAATCG GTGAGCAGGTACAGCAGAACTCCTCCAAACGCGATCAGCTGACTGCGGTCCAGAGGACCGTGTCCGCTCTGGACCGTGAAAAGGATGCACTGCAGGCCGAGGTCGACCAGAAGACCGAGAGCATTGTTGTGTTACAAGAGGAGATTGTCAGTAAG GAGAAGACGCTTGCAGAAGTCAGGATCACCGTCACTGACATGGAGGCTTCCCTAGA GAAGCTGCAGGCAGCGCTAAGGGGACGAGAACGTGAGATCGGGAGCCTAAGGCGACAGTTGGATGCAGCCCAAGAGGAGCTGGCAGTGGTGGTAAAGGAGAGAGAAGTGATCCTGAAGGAGAACAGGAGACTGCAGGACGATCTGGCAACCATGACCGGAGAGAACCAA ACGGTCCATACTGAGCTGGAGGAGGCAATGCACCAAAAAGATGAGCTGAAGATGAGGGTTCACTCTTACATCGCTGAAGTGGCAAGGGTGGAGAGTATGATGGCACTTAAG gagcaggagaacCGGGACATCCTCGAGAGATTTCGGACGGCGCACTCTCAGGCCGAGGACTGGGAAGCGAAACTTCAGCAAGTGGAGGGGCTCAACTCCTCAATCCGTCTGGAGCTGCTCGCCACAGACACTGAGCGTCGGCACCTGAGAGAGAGGGTGGCACACCTCGAGAGGGAGATCCAGGAG CACCTGAACGCCCAGCAGGCCTATGAGATGCAGGCGTCCTCGCTGGTGAAGAGCCTGTCGcggctggaggaggagctacAGGCCGCCCATGCAGGGAAAGCAGCTGCCCTGGCAGACCTGGCCTCTGTCAGAGAGCTCTGCGTCAAACTCGATTCTTCCAAAGAGGCCACGGCCCGCAAGCTCGCCTCCAAGAGCATGGAGCTGGAGAGG CTGGTGGCAGAGCTGGAGGACGTGCGCTCAGAAGCAGACCTTTTGAGGAAGCGGCTGTCGGACGAGCACCAGAACGTGAAGAATCTGGAGTTGTTGCTGTCCAACGAGCGGCAGAAGGAGTTCCAAACCCAGCTGGGCAGCAGTGAGAAGGAGGCAGAGGTCCGGACCCTGAGGGACCGCCTGGCCTTAGCGGACGGCAGAAC GGCAGGGTATGTGAAGGAGGTATCCCAGCTCCGAGCTAAAGTCTCTCAGATGCAGGCGGAGTTGGACATGTTGAAGAGGCAGTTGACCACAGAACGCTTTGAGCG GGAACGAGCAGTGCAGGAAATGCGCCGGCAAGCTTTGTCCTCCTCCACCCTGCGTAGCTCCTCCCCCTTAAGCTCCTCCCTCGGTCCCCACCGCCTTTCGTCCGAACATTCCACCCTGCGGACTTCAAACTCTACAGAGAAAGTCAACAAGTCCCTAGAGAA AAATGGATCTTTAAGCATCAGAGACAACCAAGAAAGTATCTAA
- the cep135 gene encoding centrosomal protein of 135 kDa isoform X2, translating to MELDRAQDGIKHLNLQVEERDQEVERLARALDGGRPHDVITLEAQNVSNEKLIAHLNLQIEYLQDANAALKQQLQGHKQTASSEVTNLNNQNQELCQELSHIDQLARQLQRDKDLVLATADQELLEAKKEMLWQHRQIEDLKDVVSKLRKDLAESEDDREELRSRLAEMGEENEKTKTSMNFLEEQKRRLQEKVEKMTDTEKELVLELEQMRIQHGVCRKERSPSRLDAFVRSLEEDRDFYKQEAERHQWAGQRGVAVSPGGGVAKSPRRGGRARSPGKGGASTNEELQRAVQERDELQLVLVDVEKHMQDIQARVRMLTAERDLLISQNQQAQEELLRLHREVGRPPVEKENVDTELQRMAMERERIQEQLKVVLSNKEEEERTMQNLRNTIQALEDERSALRSQVSMVREKQASLEEELKSRVTALVQMGEEAAQTRAEADALRLLQEQMEQTLSDSQQRLSLKKNELMVAHHKIRTLEEKIGEQVQQNSSKRDQLTAVQRTVSALDREKDALQAEVDQKTESIVVLQEEIVSKEKTLAEVRITVTDMEASLEKLQAALRGREREIGSLRRQLDAAQEELAVVVKEREVILKENRRLQDDLATMTGENQTVHTELEEAMHQKDELKMRVHSYIAEVARVESMMALKEQENRDILERFRTAHSQAEDWEAKLQQVEGLNSSIRLELLATDTERRHLRERVAHLEREIQEHLNAQQAYEMQASSLVKSLSRLEEELQAAHAGKAAALADLASVRELCVKLDSSKEATARKLASKSMELERLVAELEDVRSEADLLRKRLSDEHQNVKNLELLLSNERQKEFQTQLGSSEKEAEVRTLRDRLALADGRTAGYVKEVSQLRAKVSQMQAELDMLKRQLTTERFERERAVQEMRRQALSSSTLRSSSPLSSSLGPHRLSSEHSTLRTSNSTEKVNKSLEKNGSLSIRDNQESI from the exons ATGGAGCTGGACAGAGCGCAGGATGGAATCAAACACCTGAATTTGCAG GTGGAGGAACGAGACCAGGAGGTCGAGCGGCTGGCACGGGCTCTGGATGGTGGTCGCCCTCATGACGTCATCACCCTCGAAGCTCAGAATGTCAGCAACGAGAAGCTGATCGCCCACTTGAACCTACAG ATCGAGTACCTCCAGGATGCTAATGCTGCTCTGAAACAGCAGCTGCAGGGTCATAAGCAGACTGCATCCTCTGAAGTAACCAACCTGAACAACCAGAACCAGGAACTGTGCCAGGAACTTTCTCACATTGACCAGCTGGCCCGGCAGCTGCAGAGGGATAAAGACCTGGTTCTGGCAACAGCAGACCAGGAGCTGCTGGAAGCCAAG AAAGAGATGCTGTGGCAACACAGACAGATAGAAGACTTGAAGGATGTTGTTAGTAAACTGAGAAAA GACCTCGCGGAGAGTGAGGATGACAGGGAAGAGCTGCGGTCTCGGCTAGCGGAGATGGGCGAGGAAAACGAGAAGACGAAAACATCAATGAACTTCCTGGAGGAGCAGAAGAGGAGGCTGCAGGAGAAGGTGGAGAAGATGACTGACACTG AGAAGGAGCTGGTTCTGGAGCTGGAACAAATGCGGATTCAGCATGGCGTCTGCAGGAAAGAGCGCTCTCCGTCGCGTCTCGATGCTTTCGTCCGCAGTTTGGAGGAGGACCGAGACTTTTATAAACAAGAGGCTGAGCGTCACCAGTGGGCTGGGCAGCGAGGTGTGGCTGTGAGTCCTGGAGGGGGTGTGGCCAAGAGTCCAAGGAGAGGAGGCAGGGCCAGGAGTCCCGGCAAAGGAGGTGCTAGCACG AATGAGGAGCTTCAGCGTGCGGTGCAGGAGAGGGACGAGCTCCAGTTGGTACTGGTCGATGTGGAGAAACACATGCAGGATATCCAGGCCAGAGTGAGAATGCTGACAGCTGAGAGGGACTTGCTGATCTCGCAAAACCAGCAG GCTCAGGAGGAGCTCCTGCGACTACACAGAGAAGTGGGGAGGCCACCAGTGGAGAAGGAGAATGTGGATACCGAGTTGCAGAGGATGGCTATGGAGCGAGAGAGAATACAGGAACAGCTAAAG GTGGTGCTATCCaacaaggaggaggaggagagaaccATGCAGAACCTCAGGAACACTATTCAGGCG TTAGAAGATGAGAGGTCAGCCTTGCGCTCTCAGGTGTCCATGGTAAGAGAGAAGCAGGCTTCCCTGGAGGAGGAGCTGAAGTCCCGGGTTACAGCGCTGGTCCAGATGGGGGAAGAGGCAGCCCAAACGAGAGCAGAGGCAGACGCTCTCCG GTTACTTCAGGAGCAGATGGAGCAGACTCTCTCGGACAGCCAGCAACGCCTGTCTCTGAAGAAGAACGAGCTAATGGTGGCTCATCACAAAATAAGGACTCTTGAAGAGAAAATCG GTGAGCAGGTACAGCAGAACTCCTCCAAACGCGATCAGCTGACTGCGGTCCAGAGGACCGTGTCCGCTCTGGACCGTGAAAAGGATGCACTGCAGGCCGAGGTCGACCAGAAGACCGAGAGCATTGTTGTGTTACAAGAGGAGATTGTCAGTAAG GAGAAGACGCTTGCAGAAGTCAGGATCACCGTCACTGACATGGAGGCTTCCCTAGA GAAGCTGCAGGCAGCGCTAAGGGGACGAGAACGTGAGATCGGGAGCCTAAGGCGACAGTTGGATGCAGCCCAAGAGGAGCTGGCAGTGGTGGTAAAGGAGAGAGAAGTGATCCTGAAGGAGAACAGGAGACTGCAGGACGATCTGGCAACCATGACCGGAGAGAACCAA ACGGTCCATACTGAGCTGGAGGAGGCAATGCACCAAAAAGATGAGCTGAAGATGAGGGTTCACTCTTACATCGCTGAAGTGGCAAGGGTGGAGAGTATGATGGCACTTAAG gagcaggagaacCGGGACATCCTCGAGAGATTTCGGACGGCGCACTCTCAGGCCGAGGACTGGGAAGCGAAACTTCAGCAAGTGGAGGGGCTCAACTCCTCAATCCGTCTGGAGCTGCTCGCCACAGACACTGAGCGTCGGCACCTGAGAGAGAGGGTGGCACACCTCGAGAGGGAGATCCAGGAG CACCTGAACGCCCAGCAGGCCTATGAGATGCAGGCGTCCTCGCTGGTGAAGAGCCTGTCGcggctggaggaggagctacAGGCCGCCCATGCAGGGAAAGCAGCTGCCCTGGCAGACCTGGCCTCTGTCAGAGAGCTCTGCGTCAAACTCGATTCTTCCAAAGAGGCCACGGCCCGCAAGCTCGCCTCCAAGAGCATGGAGCTGGAGAGG CTGGTGGCAGAGCTGGAGGACGTGCGCTCAGAAGCAGACCTTTTGAGGAAGCGGCTGTCGGACGAGCACCAGAACGTGAAGAATCTGGAGTTGTTGCTGTCCAACGAGCGGCAGAAGGAGTTCCAAACCCAGCTGGGCAGCAGTGAGAAGGAGGCAGAGGTCCGGACCCTGAGGGACCGCCTGGCCTTAGCGGACGGCAGAAC GGCAGGGTATGTGAAGGAGGTATCCCAGCTCCGAGCTAAAGTCTCTCAGATGCAGGCGGAGTTGGACATGTTGAAGAGGCAGTTGACCACAGAACGCTTTGAGCG GGAACGAGCAGTGCAGGAAATGCGCCGGCAAGCTTTGTCCTCCTCCACCCTGCGTAGCTCCTCCCCCTTAAGCTCCTCCCTCGGTCCCCACCGCCTTTCGTCCGAACATTCCACCCTGCGGACTTCAAACTCTACAGAGAAAGTCAACAAGTCCCTAGAGAA AAATGGATCTTTAAGCATCAGAGACAACCAAGAAAGTATCTAA